Proteins encoded in a region of the Nitrospira sp. genome:
- a CDS encoding DUF4150 domain-containing protein — protein MPVTINVNNLTLCHKGSNGISQATIPDVCKTPSPGGPVPISYPNIAMSSDLAKGTTTIAADGGNTCANYGSEFSKSTGDEAGTVGGIASGTFIKEATWITFSFDVKLEGKGACRLTDKMFHNHLNTVNLSGVRQGGLSKSKWDMNCLLRILCKKDKEVVKKAQKLRVTKAKVFFDDQIYKKGKWVSNTAEWGGSANGNKVVISANTDCVGAAQTVYHEVLHTEQPASMSLEAKEMEAYTKGEEWAIARGLRGEPKFRKLDPSGKTVVDTKAIYDMLHAEYPLGITTKSADGAMVKDSGVWRKAKEGDKMPGPQRLENVKRIDPKQFKCP, from the coding sequence ATGCCGGTCACGATCAACGTCAATAACCTAACCCTCTGCCACAAAGGCAGCAACGGTATTTCTCAAGCAACAATCCCTGACGTCTGTAAAACTCCATCGCCAGGCGGGCCCGTGCCAATTTCTTATCCCAACATCGCTATGTCTAGCGATTTGGCAAAAGGGACAACCACGATTGCGGCAGACGGGGGTAATACGTGCGCCAACTACGGGTCCGAATTCAGTAAGAGTACGGGAGATGAGGCTGGCACTGTTGGCGGCATTGCGTCTGGTACCTTCATAAAAGAAGCGACCTGGATCACGTTCTCGTTTGATGTAAAACTCGAAGGGAAGGGTGCCTGCCGCCTGACCGACAAGATGTTTCATAATCACCTGAATACGGTGAACCTATCAGGTGTAAGACAAGGGGGATTGTCCAAAAGCAAATGGGACATGAATTGCTTGCTGAGGATTCTGTGCAAAAAAGATAAGGAGGTTGTCAAGAAAGCGCAGAAGCTAAGAGTGACAAAGGCCAAGGTGTTTTTTGATGATCAAATCTACAAAAAGGGGAAATGGGTATCAAATACCGCTGAATGGGGAGGTTCTGCGAATGGAAATAAGGTGGTCATCTCAGCGAACACTGATTGTGTAGGAGCTGCTCAAACTGTCTATCACGAGGTACTGCATACGGAGCAACCCGCATCAATGAGTTTGGAGGCCAAGGAGATGGAGGCATACACAAAAGGGGAAGAATGGGCGATCGCCCGGGGCCTTCGCGGCGAACCAAAATTTAGAAAACTTGACCCCAGCGGTAAAACTGTTGTGGATACCAAAGCCATATACGATATGTTGCATGCCGAGTATCCACTTGGAATCACAACTAAATCAGCAGATGGTGCGATGGTGAAAGACAGCGGAGTATGGAGGAAGGCCAAGGAGGGGGACAAAATGCCCGGTCCACAGAGACTAGAGAATGTTAAAAGAATCGATCCGAAACAATTCAAATGCCCTTGA